In Alkalihalobacillus sp. TS-13, the following are encoded in one genomic region:
- a CDS encoding restriction endonuclease: MSETLTISRVRNYNILVKVDSNLINPTRVKYPVDLLTNSELTLQINQFMLIYAIGSIQSRRFNPSNRQKFTDKEDLIEKIKNDKDFKVQIDKIRNLLGSETLGKISEDFGVGIAVLVADYLYDIDLTTLHRITEHGKRPDIKCMTRNGDELVVESKGYSNLNNLRGQLSNAQIQKRSIVSDIHAVSLTLLSQDSISTNEFIDPPSQPNEKDKELVLKIQRAKHYSAIFSFIGQSELSKYFSYMKNRLEDTEDLNILNKKENLYWKIKKNYREYRIEGEIYKGTLERLNDEKLIFLGIDQNLLTYEGFYNFQEYPSDFEHYQNGKDFFYIYRDGICAGELFIDDFKEDINKIHHFQKRTRISDVDDMNIISFEKFIEFLFIENGYEVQNFKQHYEVGFDFKISKNNKSYKVEIKHLSHKNKRRKSYYNDKSAADILITNGTIEKSVISERNNPIIIDRAYLQDICKKNSLLERVIR, from the coding sequence ATGAGTGAGACTTTAACGATTTCTAGAGTGAGAAATTATAATATTTTGGTAAAAGTAGATAGTAACTTAATTAATCCTACTAGAGTAAAATATCCTGTAGACTTGTTAACTAATAGTGAACTGACGCTACAAATAAATCAATTTATGTTAATATACGCCATCGGATCAATACAATCTAGAAGGTTTAATCCTTCAAATAGACAAAAATTTACTGATAAAGAAGATTTAATTGAAAAAATTAAGAATGATAAAGATTTTAAGGTGCAAATTGACAAAATTCGAAATCTATTAGGCTCAGAAACTTTAGGAAAAATATCTGAAGATTTTGGTGTTGGTATAGCGGTTCTAGTGGCAGATTATCTTTATGACATTGATTTAACGACTTTACATAGAATTACAGAACATGGGAAAAGACCTGATATTAAATGTATGACGAGAAATGGAGATGAGTTAGTCGTTGAATCTAAGGGTTATTCAAACCTAAACAATTTAAGAGGCCAACTAAGTAACGCACAAATCCAAAAAAGATCAATCGTATCAGACATTCATGCAGTTTCTTTAACTTTATTGAGTCAAGATTCCATCTCAACAAATGAATTCATAGACCCACCTAGTCAACCTAATGAAAAGGACAAAGAATTGGTATTAAAAATACAAAGGGCTAAACATTATTCAGCGATTTTTAGTTTCATCGGTCAAAGTGAATTGAGTAAATATTTCTCTTATATGAAAAATAGACTAGAAGATACAGAGGATTTAAATATTCTAAATAAAAAAGAGAATCTATATTGGAAGATTAAAAAAAATTATAGAGAGTATAGAATAGAAGGTGAAATCTATAAGGGAACATTAGAAAGGTTAAATGATGAGAAGCTGATTTTTTTAGGAATTGATCAGAATCTACTAACGTATGAGGGGTTTTATAACTTTCAAGAATATCCATCTGACTTTGAACACTACCAAAACGGAAAAGATTTCTTTTATATTTATAGGGATGGAATTTGTGCAGGGGAACTTTTTATTGACGATTTTAAAGAAGATATTAATAAGATACATCACTTTCAAAAGAGGACTCGAATCTCTGATGTAGATGATATGAATATAATTTCTTTTGAAAAATTTATTGAATTTCTATTTATTGAAAATGGGTATGAAGTACAGAATTTTAAACAACATTATGAAGTGGGATTTGATTTCAAGATTTCAAAAAATAATAAATCTTATAAAGTTGAAATAAAACATCTTTCTCACAAAAATAAAAGGAGAAAATCCTATTATAATGACAAATCAGCAGCGGACATATTAATTACTAATGGTACTATAGAAAAGTCAGTAATATCAGAAAGAAATAATCCTATTATTATTGACAGAGCATATTTACAGGATATCTGCAAAAAGAACAGTTTATTAGAGCGTGTTATTAGGTAA
- a CDS encoding DUF5677 domain-containing protein: protein MEKEIKKLQNLLTKYIELNKMIVDQQAIAVVLSKKVGNIPVSDLDYEEDFIFFCFTKFTKSMIAIETLIESDLYEDALNLTRSNYECLINAKAVTKSDDMLDQLIDYKLGLNGEKKYRHAFSKKGNPIYNKVVNIHTLEEDNLINIKGIADKAEEEVSYNNVYSFLSEITHCNFLTSGYYREGIDYSYSMVNEIALVNTLLWNVYFNIKFYGLFIDEEVFDIEDLEKHVLSILLSDTLKVAKILEDEEKRVENEAKKLQDQDEIDQAKQYINRLVLLRTHMR from the coding sequence ATGGAAAAAGAAATAAAAAAGTTACAGAACCTATTAACAAAGTATATTGAGTTAAACAAGATGATTGTTGATCAACAGGCGATAGCTGTAGTCCTTTCTAAGAAAGTAGGTAATATTCCAGTATCCGATCTTGATTATGAAGAAGATTTTATTTTCTTTTGTTTCACAAAGTTCACTAAGTCAATGATTGCCATAGAGACGCTCATTGAATCAGACCTATATGAAGATGCTCTCAATCTTACCAGGAGCAACTATGAGTGTCTAATTAACGCTAAAGCGGTCACAAAGAGTGATGATATGTTAGATCAATTAATAGACTACAAGTTAGGATTGAATGGTGAAAAGAAATACCGACATGCATTTAGTAAAAAGGGTAATCCAATTTATAATAAAGTGGTAAATATCCATACTTTAGAGGAAGATAATTTGATAAACATTAAAGGTATCGCTGACAAGGCAGAAGAAGAGGTCTCATACAACAATGTGTATTCATTCCTAAGTGAAATCACACATTGTAACTTTCTTACATCAGGCTACTACAGGGAAGGTATCGACTACTCGTATTCAATGGTTAACGAAATAGCCTTAGTTAACACCCTCCTATGGAACGTATACTTCAACATAAAGTTCTATGGACTATTCATTGATGAAGAGGTATTTGATATAGAGGATTTAGAAAAACATGTTCTTAGTATTTTGTTGTCTGATACATTAAAAGTTGCAAAGATACTTGAAGATGAAGAGAAGCGTGTAGAAAATGAGGCGAAAAAGTTACAAGATCAGGATGAAATTGATCAAGCTAAGCAATACATCAATAGATTAGTCCTGCTACGAACACACATGAGGTAA
- a CDS encoding AAA family ATPase encodes MKHWIFQGNPKQFNVDEYIKNNEVLTWGVRQKHYVEKINIGDKVFIWRSDGGKKNSGGIIAHAEVASDVFEEDEYEVELKILEHRLNEKEGMLLRHQLREIPETMSLRIIRVATGTNFFLEEDQYQRILKLWENPSIVEDKLELPTLDKYLELFKLEGMEQLDNNEYIRNSYDFFSKFSKRSHLEELEWEDVQELGNHINAFRMGIARKRALGYMNASIEKYRNSFIYLIHGEDPIKERIDRFLTDEKYKLFGFGYSVVSEMLGNIFPEEFCFYNQRDKVAVENVLEIVPNYSRGDTYGEKFLKFQNSLKREGITEKYKEIVGKRTDLPIYYEIDQFLSFLYENFSKDEEEISEVAEPKYWMIAAGEGSMLWEDFHTNNHIAIGWKELGDLREYESKADIMEALKEVYQLEGKPHNDAHANYQFCYEMQVGDYVFVKRGNSHVIGYGKIVGEYKYDESTHSDYHSTRQVDWIKVGEWYSPGLPTKTLTEWTLYEDAVKTLLELVDDEPAYPEPDQDNIIVRESPEYVTQQFLNEVFMTIEKTEDIKEALEYKKNIILQGPPGVGKTFVAKRLAYLHMREKDPSKVEMIQFHQSYTYEDFIRGYKPNDTGSFSLKDGVFYNFCKKAIDDPESNYYMIIDEINRGNLSKIFGELMMLIEADKRGKEFAIKLAYNENEEVFYIPKNLYLIGTMNTADRSLALVDYALRRRFTFISLQPAFSNEKFQDFLRNKNISQGLIDKIITSITEINNEISKDTIHLGKGYEIGHSYFCPTTETIQDEQNWLDRIIRLEVAPLLREYWFDQEDKVNGLLEKFN; translated from the coding sequence ATGAAGCACTGGATCTTTCAAGGAAATCCTAAACAATTTAACGTAGATGAATACATAAAAAATAATGAAGTACTTACATGGGGAGTTAGACAAAAGCATTATGTAGAAAAAATAAACATTGGGGATAAGGTGTTTATTTGGCGATCAGACGGAGGGAAAAAGAACTCAGGTGGGATTATTGCTCATGCTGAGGTTGCTTCAGATGTGTTTGAAGAAGACGAATATGAAGTTGAATTAAAAATACTTGAGCACCGCTTAAATGAAAAAGAGGGAATGTTACTAAGACATCAGTTAAGAGAAATTCCAGAAACAATGAGTTTACGAATTATTCGAGTAGCAACAGGAACGAACTTTTTCTTAGAAGAAGATCAGTATCAACGAATTTTAAAACTTTGGGAGAATCCTAGTATTGTAGAAGATAAATTAGAGTTACCAACCTTAGATAAATATTTGGAGCTTTTTAAACTAGAAGGAATGGAACAACTGGACAATAATGAATATATACGAAATAGTTATGACTTCTTTAGTAAATTTAGTAAGCGTTCTCACTTAGAAGAATTAGAGTGGGAAGATGTTCAAGAACTTGGTAACCATATTAATGCATTTAGAATGGGAATTGCTAGAAAACGCGCATTAGGTTATATGAATGCATCCATAGAAAAATATCGTAACAGTTTTATTTATCTAATTCATGGGGAAGATCCTATAAAAGAGAGAATTGACCGTTTTCTAACTGACGAAAAATATAAATTATTTGGATTTGGATACAGTGTGGTAAGTGAAATGCTCGGAAATATTTTTCCTGAGGAATTCTGTTTTTATAATCAACGTGATAAAGTAGCTGTCGAAAACGTTCTGGAGATTGTGCCTAATTATTCACGTGGAGATACATATGGTGAAAAGTTTTTGAAGTTCCAAAATTCTCTAAAGCGTGAAGGTATTACGGAGAAGTATAAGGAAATTGTCGGAAAGAGAACTGACTTGCCTATTTATTATGAAATAGATCAGTTTCTCAGTTTTCTATATGAAAACTTCAGTAAAGATGAGGAAGAGATATCAGAAGTTGCAGAGCCTAAGTATTGGATGATTGCAGCTGGTGAGGGCAGTATGTTGTGGGAAGATTTTCACACGAATAATCATATTGCAATTGGGTGGAAAGAGCTTGGGGATCTTAGGGAATATGAAAGTAAAGCAGATATTATGGAGGCTTTAAAAGAAGTATATCAATTAGAAGGAAAGCCCCATAATGATGCTCACGCAAACTACCAATTCTGTTATGAGATGCAGGTAGGCGACTATGTATTTGTAAAACGTGGTAATAGTCATGTTATTGGTTATGGAAAAATAGTTGGTGAGTATAAGTATGATGAATCAACACATTCTGATTATCACTCAACAAGACAAGTGGATTGGATTAAAGTTGGCGAATGGTATTCGCCTGGATTACCAACAAAAACGTTAACTGAATGGACGCTATATGAAGATGCTGTCAAAACGCTATTAGAATTAGTTGATGATGAGCCTGCTTATCCTGAACCAGATCAAGATAACATTATAGTGCGAGAAAGCCCTGAATATGTTACTCAACAATTCTTAAATGAAGTATTTATGACTATAGAGAAGACTGAAGATATTAAAGAGGCTTTAGAGTACAAGAAAAACATCATTTTACAAGGCCCCCCAGGGGTTGGAAAAACGTTCGTTGCAAAACGATTAGCATATTTACATATGCGTGAAAAGGACCCTAGTAAAGTAGAAATGATCCAGTTCCATCAATCATATACCTACGAGGATTTTATTCGAGGATATAAACCGAATGATACAGGAAGTTTTTCTTTAAAAGATGGTGTTTTTTATAATTTTTGCAAAAAAGCTATTGATGATCCTGAAAGTAACTACTACATGATTATTGATGAAATTAATAGAGGAAATTTATCTAAAATATTTGGCGAACTTATGATGCTTATAGAGGCAGATAAACGCGGAAAAGAGTTTGCAATAAAATTAGCGTACAACGAGAATGAGGAAGTATTCTATATACCCAAAAATCTATACCTGATAGGTACAATGAATACTGCAGACCGTTCTTTAGCACTTGTCGATTATGCATTGAGAAGGAGATTTACATTTATTTCTTTACAGCCAGCATTCAGTAACGAAAAATTTCAGGATTTTTTGCGTAACAAAAATATCAGCCAAGGTTTAATTGATAAAATTATAACTTCTATAACTGAAATAAATAATGAGATTAGTAAGGATACTATTCATTTAGGTAAAGGGTATGAAATCGGCCATAGTTATTTTTGCCCTACAACAGAAACTATACAGGATGAACAAAATTGGTTAGATCGAATAATTAGATTGGAAGTGGCTCCACTACTCCGTGAATACTGGTTTGATCAGGAGGATAAAGTAAATGGACTCCTTGAAAAGTTCAACTAA
- the mcrC gene encoding 5-methylcytosine-specific restriction endonuclease system specificity protein McrC, producing MDSLKSSTKIPIKNIYYMLCYAWNRLEEKEDVYVSRSDEKDIYHLLSRILVNRLRVLIKRGFYKEYSNMEEETSTIRGRINFPQSLNELSFKKARMYCQFDEMTHNILHNQIIKTTLYNLLKTPQTDKKLKEDIQQLYHYFRDIDLLKLSSKIFNEVKIHRSNSYYGFLIDICRFLHESLLMNEDARGDKFINFEQDPKAMAYLYEDFVRNFYRKELPESRVYRENIYWNAEGEDLGYLPIMQTDISIEMYDRKVIMDTKYYQNATSSRFNNDKLISGNLYQLHAYLSNFINKDKKELTGILLYPTVDKDLDLYYKILGSKVKVCTVDLNQEWRKIHERLLSIVA from the coding sequence ATGGACTCCTTGAAAAGTTCAACTAAAATTCCTATAAAAAATATTTATTACATGCTGTGCTATGCATGGAACAGGCTAGAAGAAAAAGAGGATGTTTATGTCTCAAGGTCAGATGAAAAAGATATTTATCATCTACTATCCAGAATTTTAGTAAATCGACTACGAGTTTTAATCAAGCGAGGGTTCTACAAAGAGTACAGTAATATGGAGGAAGAAACTTCAACCATTCGTGGAAGGATTAATTTTCCTCAATCGTTAAATGAATTATCTTTTAAGAAAGCTAGAATGTATTGTCAATTTGATGAAATGACTCATAACATTTTACACAATCAAATTATCAAAACTACCCTTTATAATTTATTGAAGACTCCTCAAACAGATAAAAAATTAAAGGAAGATATTCAACAGCTATATCATTACTTTCGAGATATTGATTTATTAAAGCTAAGCTCTAAAATATTTAATGAAGTTAAAATTCATCGCAGTAATTCCTATTATGGATTTTTAATTGATATTTGCCGGTTTTTGCATGAATCTCTTTTAATGAATGAAGATGCACGAGGAGACAAGTTCATTAATTTTGAACAAGATCCTAAAGCGATGGCATATTTATATGAGGATTTTGTGCGTAACTTTTATCGAAAAGAATTGCCGGAGAGTAGAGTGTATCGAGAAAATATTTATTGGAATGCAGAAGGTGAAGACTTAGGTTATTTACCTATCATGCAAACGGACATTTCTATTGAAATGTATGATAGAAAGGTAATTATGGATACCAAGTATTATCAAAATGCTACATCTTCTAGATTTAATAACGATAAGTTGATTAGTGGAAATTTGTATCAGTTACATGCTTATTTAAGTAATTTTATAAATAAGGATAAGAAAGAGTTAACGGGTATATTGTTGTATCCAACAGTTGATAAAGATTTGGATCTATATTATAAAATACTTGGTTCTAAAGTGAAAGTGTGTACAGTGGATCTTAATCAGGAGTGGCGAAAAATCCACGAAAGGCTATTAAGCATTGTAGCATAA
- a CDS encoding GNAT family N-acetyltransferase, translated as MDMKIIKLTPIYLDQVVDIYCRVHGGEFDNTKERFERHATYEGYQGLVAVDENDKVHGFVYGYTSFPGQFYNGKLRAKMTEKQIEEWLTDCFEFVELAVDPEHHRKGIGKVLHDTILSSIPHQTAIFTTGVEMEAAKNLYLNNGWEIIQENVDVLNTGKHQMNMGNKLK; from the coding sequence ATGGATATGAAAATAATCAAACTAACACCGATTTATTTAGATCAGGTTGTGGATATTTACTGTAGGGTTCATGGCGGGGAATTTGACAATACGAAGGAACGGTTTGAACGTCATGCAACCTATGAAGGGTATCAGGGGCTGGTAGCGGTGGATGAAAACGATAAGGTCCACGGGTTTGTTTATGGCTACACTTCTTTCCCTGGTCAATTTTACAATGGTAAGCTTCGGGCTAAAATGACAGAGAAGCAGATCGAAGAATGGCTGACGGATTGTTTTGAGTTTGTGGAGTTGGCTGTGGATCCGGAGCACCATCGAAAAGGAATTGGAAAGGTGCTGCATGATACGATCTTGAGTAGTATTCCTCACCAAACGGCCATCTTCACGACTGGTGTCGAAATGGAAGCGGCAAAAAACCTATATCTAAACAATGGATGGGAGATCATCCAGGAGAATGTGGATGTGTTGAATACAGGAAAACACCAAATGAATATGGGTAATAAGTTGAAATGA
- the catA gene encoding type A chloramphenicol O-acetyltransferase, whose protein sequence is MNFHIIDKEKWDRKEYFEHYLNLKCTFNLTSNINITILLDHLQNKGLRIYPAFIYMVTRTVNAHKEFRTCFNKEGVLGYWDEMVPSYTIFHPDDKSFSSIWSDFFDDFDVFYQNYQDDIKQYNDMKGLFSKENEPRNSFPISSVPWVSFTGFNLNIQNDHNFLLPIITGGKYFDQDDKVWLPVSVQMHHAVCDGYHASLFFSELQQLADTCYEWLP, encoded by the coding sequence ATGAACTTTCATATCATTGATAAAGAAAAATGGGATCGAAAAGAGTATTTCGAGCATTATTTGAATTTGAAATGTACCTTCAACCTGACATCGAATATTAATATCACAATATTGCTAGATCATCTTCAGAACAAAGGGTTGAGGATTTATCCTGCTTTTATTTATATGGTTACAAGAACCGTTAATGCTCATAAAGAATTCCGGACATGCTTTAATAAGGAAGGCGTTCTGGGATATTGGGACGAAATGGTGCCAAGTTATACAATCTTTCACCCTGATGATAAATCCTTCTCAAGCATTTGGTCTGACTTCTTTGATGATTTTGATGTCTTTTATCAAAATTATCAAGATGATATAAAGCAATATAACGATATGAAGGGGCTTTTCTCAAAAGAAAATGAACCCAGAAACTCTTTTCCTATATCCAGTGTCCCCTGGGTTAGTTTTACTGGATTCAACCTGAACATCCAGAATGATCATAATTTTTTATTGCCGATCATTACCGGGGGGAAATACTTCGATCAGGACGATAAAGTATGGTTGCCTGTCTCAGTACAAATGCATCATGCTGTTTGCGATGGGTATCATGCAAGTCTGTTTTTCTCGGAGTTACAGCAATTGGCTGACACCTGTTATGAGTGGCTGCCTTAA
- a CDS encoding GNAT family N-acetyltransferase: MKSVGTRNWDWGDFTLLQIRRPKMDDMEELHQLFRTVITDTFAKEGIEDMLDDLSEEIEAKKKYLKSDLESNGENRFFLIAVDGDEIIGCIEYGPASELINKCTNNAYKGLMEIGTVFVHPDYQRKGVGKLLLNEIYLSLEKKRFEEFCLDSGYSSSQKIWKKKFGEPAYVLKDYWGEGYDHMIWNVKVDDCITQENI, translated from the coding sequence ATGAAAAGTGTCGGAACAAGGAATTGGGATTGGGGGGATTTCACATTGCTTCAGATAAGAAGACCAAAAATGGATGACATGGAAGAGCTGCATCAATTATTCAGGACAGTGATTACGGATACGTTCGCTAAAGAAGGAATCGAAGATATGCTCGATGATCTAAGTGAAGAAATTGAAGCTAAGAAAAAGTATCTGAAAAGTGATCTGGAGAGTAATGGGGAGAACCGATTCTTTTTGATAGCTGTAGATGGGGATGAAATAATTGGTTGCATTGAATATGGACCGGCTAGCGAACTTATTAATAAATGTACAAACAATGCTTATAAAGGGCTAATGGAGATCGGAACCGTATTTGTCCATCCGGACTATCAGAGGAAGGGTGTAGGGAAACTTCTATTGAATGAAATCTATTTGTCTTTGGAGAAAAAACGCTTTGAAGAATTTTGTTTAGATAGTGGATATAGCAGCTCTCAGAAAATCTGGAAGAAGAAATTTGGAGAACCTGCTTACGTGTTAAAGGATTATTGGGGCGAAGGGTATGACCACATGATTTGGAATGTCAAAGTGGATGATTGTATTACACAAGAAAATATATAA
- a CDS encoding HIT family protein codes for MGDCFICNKHAGSIQSSGVMIYEDDYVYVGHIDRNGKPNYLGHIMIDLKRHTPTLGDMTVEEAQAFGVIMARVSKALIESEKAEHIYSLVSGNSVPHLHMHIVARYPNTPEEYWGPMEVYDWEEAPTGDNNAVIELCTRIKTYLENHAHE; via the coding sequence GTGGGCGATTGTTTTATATGCAATAAACACGCTGGAAGTATTCAAAGTTCAGGAGTCATGATTTATGAAGACGATTATGTTTATGTCGGTCATATTGATCGGAACGGAAAACCAAACTATTTAGGGCATATTATGATTGACTTGAAAAGACACACTCCGACTCTTGGTGATATGACAGTAGAAGAAGCACAAGCATTTGGGGTAATTATGGCTAGGGTAAGCAAAGCTCTAATAGAGTCTGAAAAAGCGGAACACATCTATTCACTTGTTTCAGGAAATTCAGTTCCCCATCTTCATATGCACATAGTTGCACGTTATCCAAATACACCAGAAGAATACTGGGGACCGATGGAAGTTTACGATTGGGAAGAAGCTCCTACGGGAGACAACAACGCTGTGATCGAACTTTGTACTCGTATTAAAACATATCTGGAGAATCATGCGCATGAATAA
- a CDS encoding protein phosphatase 2C domain-containing protein, which yields MNNIIQDFCWVGSQENFVDNSNVHQLNHVTVGRFGGNSDTGQYKNEDGCLVWVNEKEDWEFTLILDAHNTAESAELILEQFIHERFQIKPLLSLPTTQQTFKRLEEKIVNMFQSEEFLSACRRVKGETACLIVVRKEKYVWWFSVGDCILYLFHPELAALGQYQLNQRQFYEWIGQVNTFEQAVPCYSVGLKELRKGENRLFLTTDGLVECPNEPYSDPRNIYNSFFNSKDDESIQSMLKNIQDNGVRDSTTIVCWKVNILKEATRPSDQ from the coding sequence ATGAATAACATTATCCAAGATTTTTGCTGGGTAGGCAGCCAAGAAAATTTCGTTGATAATTCGAATGTGCATCAACTTAATCATGTTACCGTGGGCAGATTTGGCGGTAATTCGGATACAGGACAATATAAGAATGAAGATGGATGTTTAGTATGGGTAAATGAAAAGGAAGATTGGGAATTCACTTTAATTCTGGACGCACATAATACAGCAGAGAGTGCTGAACTGATTTTAGAACAATTCATTCATGAAAGATTTCAAATTAAACCTTTATTATCTTTGCCGACAACTCAACAAACTTTTAAAAGGCTCGAAGAAAAGATAGTAAACATGTTTCAATCTGAAGAATTCTTATCTGCTTGTCGAAGGGTTAAAGGAGAAACGGCCTGTTTGATTGTGGTAAGAAAAGAAAAATATGTGTGGTGGTTTTCGGTGGGGGACTGTATTCTTTATTTATTCCACCCAGAACTAGCTGCACTCGGTCAGTATCAGTTAAATCAAAGACAATTCTATGAATGGATAGGGCAGGTTAATACTTTTGAGCAGGCAGTTCCTTGTTATAGTGTTGGGCTCAAGGAATTACGAAAAGGAGAGAATCGCCTCTTTCTAACCACTGATGGTTTAGTTGAATGCCCTAATGAACCTTATTCAGATCCTAGAAACATCTATAATTCTTTTTTTAACTCGAAAGATGATGAAAGTATTCAGTCAATGCTGAAGAATATCCAAGACAATGGTGTTAGGGATAGCACAACCATAGTTTGCTGGAAAGTAAATATTTTAAAGGAAGCAACAAGACCAAGTGATCAATAA
- a CDS encoding TetR/AcrR family transcriptional regulator, which produces MLRNKRESILEAASASFSMYGYKGTTIDLVAKLAKIGKGTIYTEFKSKEELFDAVLQQIITELQLVFEKSTVPERDVYDNITYALYDLLEFRQQHHLLVKLSHEVTALGSTNAIEALQKVERVIIDCIKNHLEKGERLDNIGVVDSQVIAFIMYKLYMALVVEYSEIYDPLDKDQIIEIFRTQLTSGLLSNKRDLG; this is translated from the coding sequence ATGCTCCGAAACAAAAGAGAGAGTATCCTTGAAGCAGCGAGTGCTTCATTCTCCATGTATGGATATAAAGGTACGACGATTGATCTAGTAGCTAAATTAGCAAAGATCGGTAAAGGGACGATCTATACCGAATTCAAAAGCAAAGAAGAACTTTTCGATGCTGTTTTGCAACAAATCATAACAGAATTACAGCTTGTTTTCGAAAAATCAACTGTCCCAGAACGAGACGTATATGACAATATCACATACGCATTATATGATTTATTAGAATTCAGACAACAGCATCATCTGCTTGTCAAATTGAGTCATGAAGTCACAGCACTAGGTTCAACTAATGCCATAGAAGCATTGCAAAAAGTGGAACGGGTAATCATTGATTGTATCAAGAACCACCTTGAAAAGGGTGAAAGATTAGACAATATTGGTGTCGTGGATTCACAGGTCATCGCTTTTATCATGTATAAATTGTATATGGCGCTAGTAGTGGAATATTCAGAGATATACGATCCATTGGATAAAGATCAGATCATTGAAATATTCCGTACACAGCTGACATCAGGATTGCTGTCAAACAAAAGAGATCTTGGGTGA